Within Triticum dicoccoides isolate Atlit2015 ecotype Zavitan chromosome 1B, WEW_v2.0, whole genome shotgun sequence, the genomic segment TAATCTTGTGATGTGTGTTGTGAGCGTACTTGAATACTGATTCCAGCATCAAATGCTTTGCCAAACAGCTCATCCACTCGGTCAATGTCTTCTTGCAATTGCTCCTATCACATTGATAATTTTGAAAACATTATTAAAGCAAATATCAGAAGAATCACTACAGCAGCAAGTTGCAATACCTACCCTATAAAAGGTTTCTGCAGAATACTGCGGATTTGCTCCGATAGTCACAGTAAAGAACGAAAAATTAACTGAAAACTTGTGTAACAGATATGctaagtcgactgtccagacgctgcaAAAATAACCCAAAAATGTTAGTATTACCAATTTACCATGGTATGAAATTTGAGAATTCAAATAATCAGTTCAGCTAACCTGTGACAGGGCTGTGCGTTAACATTTTGTTTGAGTGTACTTGCTAGAAACAAATTCTATTTGGATGTGCACAATATACCTACTACTGTGCTGTTTATTATTTAAAAAATTGTACTCTTAAAATGTTTTATTAGCTTATGCTTAAGAAGGTGGTTAGTATCTCCGTGCAGCAACAAAACCTATCACAGCTCCGCTCCAGGTAACATCCGACAAACAAATAATATAGCTCATGCAATCATGTTGAGCACTTTCTATTGAAAAAAAAATCCTGTTGTACATTACTGGGGGATAAACCTATAAAACTGGGACAGATAGTTCGGTGCTAGTACATGACAGCAGAGCACCGAATCTGGTTCCCATCTTTAAGAATGCAGGTTTGATTATCAATATAGTTCTATGGGTAATATTACGTTTCAAAGAACGAATACATCACCGATTTCATGTTTAGCTGATCAAATACTCTATCTATAGTAATATTTGTAGCTTGATGGATGGCTTAGTAACCAACCATTTACTAGTTCAGACTTTAATAAGGATACCCTGGCCCTTCTAGATAAACCTTCATAGTGTGACAGTACCTTTTTTTTCCTCCGCAAAGCAACTCATGTGTTTTGTCTGTCTATAACAGTTAGCTGCCGGATGCACCCCACTTTTTAGACAACACTGATTCCACAACAACCCAACAATTATTGTTAGCTTTGTGCTTGGCATTTAAACACACTACTATGTTCATAAAACAACTCCAAGTACTACGGCACGGCTAAATTAATATTCCTCCAGGTAGCACCGCCACTGGCTCAAACAAGAATTCAAGCAGTACGGCGCAGCTAGTTTCTTAATGAACCCAAAATTTCAACTGCTAAATGGGATACCTTGTGGTGCGGCAGAGCTTCTCGAGTTCGGCAATGCCGTGGCAGCAATCAAGTCCCAGGGTCCTGAGCACCATGAGCACGCAAGCGAGGCCGCAGTCCCAGGTGAAGGCCTGCTGCACGTGAGGGACCTGGAAGCACCAGAAAAGCAACCGAAACAATGTCAATCGAAGCCGGCACAGGGAGATAGTCGGACTGAATGCCGCGCGGCGATTCAAGAATCGCTACATGTACTACACGGGGGTCGCGAGACAGTGATGATATGATAAAGCAACAAAGAGAGGCGAGAGGGGGGACTGACATCGATGAAGTAGGATCGGCGTGCTAGCGGGATTCGGCCGTCGGGGGGCAGCGGCGCGCCcgggccgtcgccgtcgccgccgtcgtctcccgGCACCTTGAACAGCCTGTCCGAGATGAAGCAGAGGGGCCACATGACATCATCAACCGCCGGAGGGGCCAGCaggccgtcactcggaccgggcgAGGATCGTGCCAGGGCCAGGGCAGGGCAGGGCAGAGAATTCTTGGCCTCGCCGGCCGTTGGgaccccgaggaggaggaggaagagcaggggaaAAGCCGCGAAGAGAACACGCGGGGCGCGTGGCGGTGCGGTGGGGGTGGGGTGATGGGATAGGAATCGCGGGTTCGGAATGATTGGGTTGGCTGGGCTGGAGGATTGATTATAAANNNNNNNNNNNNNNNNNNNNNNNNNNNNNNNNNNNNNNNNNNNNNNNNNNNNNNNNNNNNNNNNNNNNNNNNNNNNNNNNNNNNNNNNNNNNNNNNNNNNNNNNNNNNNNNNNNNNNNNNNNNNNNNNNNNNNNNNNNNNNNNNNNNNNNNNNNNNNNNNNNNNNNNNNNNNNNNNNNNNNNNNNNNNNNNNNNNNNNNNNNNNNNNNNNNNNNNNNNNNNNNNNNNNNNNNNNNNNNNNNNNNNNNNNNNNNNNNNNNNNNNNNNNNNNNNNNNNNNNNNNNNNNNNNNNNNNNNNNNNNNNNNNNNCGGGGGAGAGCGGCGCCTTTATACCGGCCCTCTCCTCTCCAGAAGCTGCCGCCTTTTTTAGGTGCCGCGCGAGGCCAAGCTGGAGTGAGGCGGAGGAGAGGGCGGGGATTGGGAGGGGGGAGGAGGACGAACGGCGTCGTGGGAGGCGCGTATTGGAAGGGGGACGGGGTACGTTGTTTGCCGCGATGCGACGCGATGGCAATCATGCGGTGGTTGCCGGATGCGCCAGTGCCTGGGGGGTGGGGCCCCGGGATATGGGCGCGTGTCTTAAACGCTGGATTGACCCGAGCCGCCGAGTTGGCTGCCTGCCCTGCCGTCGTCGGCCTTTTGCGGTGAGCGACCCGGTCGGGCTGGCTGGGGGCCACGGCCCACGACACAGGCGTGGCGGTGGGGCGCTCTTGCCAGACTGGACTGGGAGAATGGTCAATGGCTATTGGTTTTTGCTCGATTTGCACAATCCCGTATATCCATTATATCCATTTTTAGACGCAACATTGCCATTGACACGAGGATAGACTTCTTATTGTGCTCGATAGTGTGTCTGGCCGTGGCCGAGGATCGAATGGAACGGTTCGATCTGTGCATGCGGCGGTTCCGTTCCATGAATGGGTTGGTTTCATCTGCGCATTTGACTGGAGCGAAAGAAAAGCTTTAATTTTGTTTTTGAGGGTTAGAAAAGCTGTAATTAAATGGTTTCGTTTCGATGTTTGATTGGAGATACGGAATGTGGCTAAtttggttttttttttttgagaaaaacgtcGGCACTTTATCAATCAAGCAACATAATTACAAACAGTCTCTCGGATACATTCCGGAGTAGAAGTGAAAACACAAAGACCATTACAGCTCAAACATGACTTAGCTAAATTATGAGCTAAAACATTAGACTGCCGACGAATAAACTTGACCCGAGAAAAAAGAATATTCGACATGCCATCTTTGATCTCCGAGACCACAGCACCAACGAGTGAACGATCGCGAACATGGGATTTGATTCTCTGCACCAAAGAGAGGCAATCGGAGGCGAATATCACCGAATCACATCCCATCTCACATGCAAGGTAAACTGCTCGCCGAAGGGCACATGCCTCAGCTAATTCAGGTTCAGGGCTTCCATAGTTGGCTTCTGTACATGCAATAACAAATTGTCCATCAGAGTTGAGAGCAACCACACATGCACCAAACTTACTTAGCTCAGAGAAGATCACGGCATCACACATGAATAATACAGAacccggcggcggcggagaccaaGAAGTACTTGAGGCAATGCTCTCACGCCTATGCACAAGATCCGGTTTGTATAGATGCCGAAAGATCAAATCAACATATGCTTTTATCTTAAAAACGGTACGAACAGGATGTGGCTCATCTTCATTGTTTCGAACAGAGTTCCGCGCCTCCCAAATATGCCATATAGTAACAGCCATGACCGTAGTCTGCTGATCCGAGGAACGAGAAAGGAAATCAAACAACCACTGCTTTGGCGAAGAAAAATTGGACCGCCATAGCTTAATGTCGAAGGATTGCTTCACTTGCGACCAGGTCTCATAAGCAAAAGGGCAAAACAACAGCGAGTGCTCGATTCCTTCCGTCCTCCCACAGAAACAACATAGGTTAGAAGTTGGCACATGACGACGTTGGAGTTGAATACCTGATGGGAGGCAATCGTGAGCAAGCCTCCAAAGGACCACCTTCATCTTATTTGGAGCCTTGATAGACCAAATAGATTTCCAACTTTTCATAATAGTCATGCCATCCGATGCCATTCCACGTCCAGGCACACTATGAACTCGTTGGAAATGAGCTGTCCGAGCCAAATTATACGCTGATCGTACAAAATATTCTCCAAATCTCGTGTGAGGCCATCTCACATAATCATCATCACCATGTTGACCAACATGAAGCAACATAATCTCATTGGCAATATTCTCACTGAAAAACGCTCGAACCGTATCCTCACACCAGGTACCTTGGTCCTCATCCAGAAGACACTTGACTGTTGCCGTAGACGGTATCGGAGACATTGTTTGAAGTAAATTAGGCGGCCTGGACGGTATCCAATGATCACCATTAATACGAACAGCCGCTCCATTGCCAATGCCCCATTGTACCCCTTGCTTCAGTAGCTCACGACCAAATAAAATACTACGCCATGTATAAGAGGCCGATCTAGGTGCAACGGCATGCCAAAAATCGCCATGAGGGAAATATCTGCCCTTGAGAACCCGGGCGCAGAGGGAATCCGGCGAGGTAAGAATACGCCAACCTTGTCTACCAAGCATGGCCTGATTGAATAAAACCATATCACGAAAACCCATCCCGCCAAGAAACTTAGGTGTAGTTACCATTCCCATGACCTCCAGTGCAGTTTTTTCTTCCCATCCTCGCAGCTCCACCAATTGTCCGCAATGATTTGTCTGGACTTTTCACAAGTGGCAATTGGAAACTGAAAACAGCTCATGACGTGTGATGGAATTGCTTGAATGACAGACTTAAAAAGTGCCTCCTTACCCGCCCGAGATGCAGGACGATCCGACCAAGCATGCATCCGCTGCCATGCTTTATCAGGCCAAATATTGAAAGTAGCCATAGATGACTGTCCAACCTCAGTGGGCATTCCCAAATATGTTTTCTAAAGAGCTTCACAACTTATTCCCAACTGAGATTTGACACgagtcttcaccactacatcaaaATGGTTTCCAAAAAATAAAGAGGACTTATCTTTATTGATCAATTGGCCAGACCCGCTGCAGTACTTATACAGGGTAGCCTCCAGAGCAACCACACTCCTTGGATCACTTCTTGCAAAG encodes:
- the LOC119346832 gene encoding guanylyl cyclase 1-like; translated protein: MWPLCFISDRLFKVPGDDGGDGDGPGAPLPPDGRIPLARRSYFIDVPHVQQAFTWDCGLACVLMVLRTLGLDCCHGIAELEKLCRTTSVWTVDLAYLLHKFSVNFSFFTVTIGANPQYSAETFYREQLQEDIDRVDELFGKAFDAGISIQCRSISAYDIAFLLLSGHCIAIALVDKSKLNSSWMNDVHDMQQFDEDSDYMGHYVVICGYDADACEFEIRDPASSRKREMVPMKSLDEARKSFGTDEDILLVSLTGKNGTKLSRKLPVGSP